A stretch of Sinorhizobium meliloti DNA encodes these proteins:
- a CDS encoding chitinase — protein sequence MSAITAQHVRAAVKGRVNESNLASVLVTLDRYGERFGMDRPHRLAQYFAQLMHESGDFRYDREIWGPTPAQQRYDTRTDLGNTPEKDGDGHLYRGRTGMQLTGKDNYRQFRNWCRAAGLDCPDFVKDPDAVNTDPWEGLVPLFYWDTRDLNRWADEGDAETITKKINGGKNGLSDRFDRLARISLVLLGYRADNVLQFQADQRLQVDGDVGPKTRAAMHTALVALTPGEAARPEVKVAPVTEEKPVPVPITPPSLDAPWWKSKEVLGPGTIGGLVSLVTAIGGIPWQNLLLILVAFGGIAGFLYWRKNADRKAVAKQVEGMA from the coding sequence ATGAGCGCCATCACCGCTCAGCACGTTCGCGCTGCCGTGAAGGGCAGGGTGAACGAGAGCAACCTTGCGTCCGTGCTTGTGACGCTGGACAGATACGGGGAGCGTTTCGGCATGGATCGGCCGCACCGTCTCGCCCAATATTTCGCCCAGCTCATGCATGAAAGCGGAGACTTCCGCTACGATCGCGAGATCTGGGGCCCGACGCCGGCGCAACAGCGCTACGACACCCGCACCGATCTTGGCAACACGCCGGAGAAGGATGGCGACGGCCATCTCTACCGCGGCCGCACCGGCATGCAGCTCACCGGCAAGGACAACTACCGCCAGTTCCGCAACTGGTGCCGCGCGGCCGGCCTCGACTGCCCGGACTTCGTCAAGGATCCGGATGCGGTCAACACCGATCCTTGGGAAGGCCTGGTGCCTCTGTTCTACTGGGACACGCGCGACCTCAACCGTTGGGCCGACGAGGGCGACGCCGAGACCATCACGAAGAAGATCAACGGCGGCAAGAACGGCCTCTCCGACCGCTTCGATCGCCTGGCGCGGATCTCGCTCGTTCTTCTCGGCTACCGAGCCGACAATGTCCTTCAGTTCCAGGCGGACCAGCGCCTGCAGGTCGACGGCGACGTAGGCCCGAAAACCCGTGCGGCGATGCATACGGCGCTTGTGGCGCTCACTCCGGGCGAAGCAGCGCGGCCGGAGGTTAAGGTCGCGCCGGTGACCGAGGAGAAGCCGGTACCGGTCCCGATCACGCCGCCCAGCCTCGATGCGCCCTGGTGGAAGTCGAAAGAGGTGCTTGGGCCCGGCACGATCGGCGGCTTGGTTTCGTTGGTCACTGCGATCGGCGGCATACCTTGGCAGAACCTCCTCCTGATCCTTGTGGCGTTCGGAGGTATCGCCGGCTTCCTCTACTGGCGCAAGAACGCTG